AACGAAATGTTAACCAAACATGTAAACAAAGAGGAAAGTTATatctgattttgattcttcacACCTGCAGATAGGAATGATATCTTCTTCCGCGTCTCTCGACCATAAGGACCATTCTATTTGCACCGCAGTTATCGGGTGAACAGCATGTGCTCTTCTGATAGTTGAAGCTGAAGCTTCTGACAGACCAATATACTTTATCTTACCCTCTTCAACTAGCTTCTTCAGTTCTCTCATCTTGGAATTCAGAGACAAAGAATCATTTTCAGAGCCAACTTGGAAACATTGAAACCATGACATGAAGCAGGATTGTGGAGGAGGCTTACAGTGATTTCGATAGGGACACGAGTATCGATTCGATGCTGATAATAAAGATCAATGCAGGCAATATCTAGCCTCTTTAAACTAGCCTCACACGCTGCCCTTACATACTCAGGATCTCCTCTTACCTCAGAAATTTCCCCCTCTACTATAAAGAATCCAAATTTGGTCGCAAGCTCCACTTTCTCCTTCACCCCATCTTTCAGAGCCtgacaagaaaatgaattgCAACAAACTTTCTCATACAAAATCTTGTTGTGGTCTAAGTTAGTACCATagaatcaagaaacagaacaaactaAAGTATCTTGATCACTCTTTcgaacaaaacaagataaactCGAACCTTTCCGAGGAGCAACTCGTTGGTTTCAGGACCATACATGTCAGAGGTGTCAAAGAAAGTAACACCGGAGTTAATAGCATGGTGGAGGAGAGCGATGGCGTCAGTTTCCGGCTTGGGAGCACCGTATCGAGCGGAGAGGGCCATGCAGCCAAGGCCTTGCGCAGATACCTCAAGGCCTTGGCTTCCTAGCTTCATCCTCCTAACTCTGCAAGCTTCAGCCATGGATTTTATGTCACAACTcgctttctctctttctctcttttgtagAGTTTAGAACTGAGTGGAGTAGTTGTTGAAGTTGGGTTGATGAGTGGTGTGATTAAAAAAACTCTCAAATTGCCTATGTCTTTTACAAAAGTGCTTTTACAAAATATCTTTCTTACATGagatttaaccaaaaacaaaaaactacgTACGTGTTTAAGTGATATTTCTTCAAAGATGTGTCATCAATTTGTGTTCAGTAGTCTTCACGTAATcgatatttgttttctttcatggTCTTGAGTCAATGAGTAATGTCGATCTTCTTGAGTAGGCAAGGTTTGTCTTATTAGGTAGTGTTTGGTCTTCATGTTTCTATCTACAATTTGTGTCACCTATAGTTTGTCTCATTGGAAGCTTGTAGGCAGGTTCCAGATCATTGGCTCTAACTAATGGTAAAATGTTCAAATATGATGGGAGGACTCATCATTGGCATTAGCCATTAGGTgcctaaactctaaacctaAGTCAGCTGGGACGCTTAACTCATGCTGATGGCGATAGGTCACTAAGACTATACAGAGAATGGTCACCGTATATATAAGATGGgtagaagaaaataacatattctATACATAAATCATCCTTTGGCCAGAGAAACTCTCAGACAGTTTTACACAGCATTCCAAGAAGACAATGGTGGAGTGTCGGAGTTTTTGAAGGTTGGCACTGTGGCCATGTATCTTTCTCCTTTCACAGACTCTGGTTGGGCAATGGTCTCAAGCTCAGACATCTCTTCAGGAGTGAGTTTCACTGATAAAGCTCTAATGTTCTGGTTGAGGTTTTCAATCTTAGTGGTTCCTGGAATGGGACAAACATCATCTCCCTGGTGGTGAACCCAAGCGAGGGCTAGTTGTGCGGGAGTGCACCCTTTCTTCTCAGACATTGCAGAAACTTTCTCATAGAGAATCTTGTTGTGATCCAAGTTTTCCTGTTGGAATCTTGGTAGAGCCTGCAATAAttgagtttatatataaaatcatttgatTTATCCACAGGTTATGTAAGGttcatcaatcaaacaagTCATCCAAAAAGCCTCTGCACTTGCCTTTCTGAAGTCATTATTGTCTAGGTTCTCAACAAGCTTAGGTCCTGATGCAAAGAAACCTCTTCCTAGAGGACTGTAAGAAACAATCCCAATTCCAAGTTCCCTGAAGAAAGGAAGACAAGACGTTACATAATTGATGGATTTATGCATCATGAAAGGATGATGAAATCTGCATACCTGCAGGTTGGGacaatttcttcttccacgTCTCTTGTCCACAAGGACCACTCTAACTGCACGGCGGTGATTGGGTGAACAGTATGCGCTCTTCTGATAGTTGAGGCAGAGGCCTCAGACAAACCTATGTACTTTATTTTACCCTCTTCAATTAGCTTCTTCAGTTCTCCCATCTTGGTATTGACAATCAAAATAAATGGTTTAAGTTTAGCAAAAGGTGCCAGCTTTCTATAAAGGTCAGGAAGTGTAAGCGAACTAGAGAGCTTAGAACCAACCCTTAAGGAGTCTAGTCAAATGAAAAATCATTAGGGGAGATGATAAAAAACCACACTGGAAGGAAAAGTAACTAAGTAAGCATCCCACATCAGAGAGAGGAAACAATAGTAAATGGCTTATACTAAATATCATTTCATCAGAAATTGGTTCTA
This sequence is a window from Arabidopsis thaliana chromosome 1 sequence. Protein-coding genes within it:
- a CDS encoding NAD(P)-linked oxidoreductase superfamily protein encodes the protein MAEACRVRRMKLGSQGLEVSAQGLGCMALSARYGAPKPETDAIALLHHAINSGVTFFDTSDMYGPETNELLLGKALKDGVKEKVELATKFGFFIVEGEISEVRGDPEYVRAACEASLKRLDIACIDLYYQHRIDTRVPIEITMRELKKLVEEGKIKYIGLSEASASTIRRAHAVHPITAVQIEWSLWSRDAEEDIIPICRELGIGIVAYSPLGRGFLAAGPKLAENLENDDFRKATTVICIKTHD
- a CDS encoding NAD(P)-linked oxidoreductase superfamily protein (NAD(P)-linked oxidoreductase superfamily protein; FUNCTIONS IN: oxidoreductase activity, aldo-keto reductase activity; INVOLVED IN: oxidation reduction; EXPRESSED IN: hypocotyl, root; CONTAINS InterPro DOMAIN/s: Aldo/keto reductase (InterPro:IPR001395), Aldo/keto reductase subgroup (InterPro:IPR020471); BEST Arabidopsis thaliana protein match is: NAD(P)-linked oxidoreductase superfamily protein (TAIR:AT1G60690.1); Has 31100 Blast hits to 31077 proteins in 2588 species: Archae - 657; Bacteria - 20302; Metazoa - 1863; Fungi - 2395; Plants - 1353; Viruses - 0; Other Eukaryotes - 4530 (source: NCBI BLink).): MAEACRVRRMKLGSQGLEVSAQGLGCMALSARYGAPKPETDAIALLHHAINSGVTFFDTSDMYGPETNELLLGKALKDGVKEKVELATKFGFFIVEGEISEVRGDPEYVRAACEASLKRLDIACIDLYYQHRIDTRVPIEITMRELKKLVEEGKIKYIGLSEASASTIRRAHAVHPITAVQIEWSLWSRDAEEDIIPICRELGIGIVAYSPLGRGFLAAGPKLAENLENDDFRKTLPRFQQENVDHNKILFEKVSAMAEKKGCTPAQLALAWVHHQGDDVCPIPGTTKIENLNQNIRALSVKLTPEEISELDSLAKPESVKGERYMASMSTFKNSNTPPLSSWKAT
- a CDS encoding NAD(P)-linked oxidoreductase superfamily protein (NAD(P)-linked oxidoreductase superfamily protein; FUNCTIONS IN: oxidoreductase activity, aldo-keto reductase activity; INVOLVED IN: oxidation reduction; LOCATED IN: plasma membrane, chloroplast envelope; EXPRESSED IN: 22 plant structures; EXPRESSED DURING: 13 growth stages; CONTAINS InterPro DOMAIN/s: Aldo/keto reductase (InterPro:IPR001395); BEST Arabidopsis thaliana protein match is: NAD(P)-linked oxidoreductase superfamily protein (TAIR:AT1G60710.1); Has 30326 Blast hits to 30300 proteins in 2568 species: Archae - 659; Bacteria - 20203; Metazoa - 1608; Fungi - 2287; Plants - 1265; Viruses - 0; Other Eukaryotes - 4304 (source: NCBI BLink).), producing MAESCRVRRIKLGSQGLEVSAQGLGCMGLTGHYGASKPETEAIALIHHAIHSGVTFLDTSDMYGPETNEILLGKALKDGVREKVELATKFGISYAEGNREIKGDPAYVRAACEASLKRLDVTCIDLYYQHRIDTRVPIEITMGELKKLIEEGKIKYIGLSEASASTIRRAHTVHPITAVQLEWSLWTRDVEEEIVPTCRELGIGIVSYSPLGRGFFASGPKLVENLDNNDFRKALPRFQQENLDHNKILYEKVSAMSEKKGCTPAQLALAWVHHQGDDVCPIPGTTKIENLNQNIRALSVKLTPEEMSELETIAQPESVKGERYMATVPTFKNSDTPPLSSWNAV